The sequence below is a genomic window from Chloroflexota bacterium.
TCGGGTACGGCACGCCATGCGGTACGCCGAGCACCGCCACACCGCCCTGGACCGCGGTTGGCTCGAGCGCGGGCAGGCCCAGGAACGTCGCGAATGATGCAGCGCCGCCCATGAAACGAAGCATAGGGGAGGGGCATCGCTACAATTCGCGGTGGATCAGCGAGAGGAGAGCGGATGACCGAGTTGCTGGCCCTGGCCGGCTTTGGCTTCGTGCTCGGCATGCGCCACGCCACCGACGCCGATCACGTCATCGCGGTCACGACCATCCTGTCCCGCTCGCGGCGTTTCGCGCATTCCACCCTCATCGGCGCTCTGTGGGGTCTGGGGCACACGATCACCGTGTTGGCGGTCGGGACGGTGATCATCGTGTTCGGGGTGGTCATCCCGCCGGCCATGGGCCTGGCCATGGAGCTGGCGGTCGCCGTCATGCTGATTCTGCTCGGGGTGCTGAGCCTGACCGGCGCGCTGCGTGCCGTCACCGAGCGGCTGACCCCACCTGCGCCATTGCATGGGCACGACCACGAGCACCGCCACGCCCATGGCGACGATGGGCCCCATCCGCATGAGCACGCCCATCTCCACGGCCACGGAACCGATGCAGCCCTGGCCGGGCTGCGCGACCTGCGCGACACCTTCGGGTGGTACCAGCTCGGACGCCCGGTGGTGGTGGGCCTGATCCACGGCTTGGCAGGAAGTGCCGCGGTCGCGCTGTTGGTGCTGGCCACGATTGCCGACCGCGGCCAGGCGCTCGTCTACCTGGTCATCTTCTGTGCCGGGGTAGCGGCCGGGATGGCGGTCCTGACCACGGTCATCGGGCTGCCGTTCCTTGTCAGCCGGGCGCGGTCGGAGCGGATCAACCGCCTGCTGACGCTGGGGACCGGGGTCCTATCGATCGCATTCGGCCTGTACCTCGGATACCAGATCGGCTTCGTGGATGGCCTATTCACCGGCGACTACCGCTGGGACCCCTCCTAGCAACATGGAAACCTATCCGTGGATTGTCACCCTGCACGTGGTCGGCGCGTTCCTGTTCGTGTTCGGCCATGGCGCGTCGGCCGTCGCCGCCCTCCGCCTCCGTCGTGAGCGGGATCCGGTCCGCATCGGCGCCATGCTCGAGGTGT
It includes:
- a CDS encoding high-affinity nickel-transport family protein, coding for MTELLALAGFGFVLGMRHATDADHVIAVTTILSRSRRFAHSTLIGALWGLGHTITVLAVGTVIIVFGVVIPPAMGLAMELAVAVMLILLGVLSLTGALRAVTERLTPPAPLHGHDHEHRHAHGDDGPHPHEHAHLHGHGTDAALAGLRDLRDTFGWYQLGRPVVVGLIHGLAGSAAVALLVLATIADRGQALVYLVIFCAGVAAGMAVLTTVIGLPFLVSRARSERINRLLTLGTGVLSIAFGLYLGYQIGFVDGLFTGDYRWDPS